AACACCTGTTATCTTAATAGCATACTTCAGGTACATACATCTCTTCTGCTTTTCCTagtttacatacattttaattgCTATAATAAACCTATTTGAATAAAACTTTCTTCTGCCAATGCTTTCTTTCATTGTGTTTGATACTGTAGTCCTTATTTATgggagtttattttttttaattgtttctaACACAGGTTTTATGCTACTGTCCTGGATTTAAAAGGGGAGTCAAAAAACTGGCCGATGTTCTTTCTAAGAGGGAGACGACTAAAGAAGACAAAGAACTCGCACTGGAAAGGGTAAAGCATCACAGCTGCAGTTCAAATATAGATTGAAATAATGCAATGCTGTTAAGAGATTGAGTAGACTAAACAGATTTTAATGTCTTTACACAAAaagttttatatattgtataaagtGTGTAAATAAACTGTTATGATATCATCACTGAAGTGTCTTAACAAAATGGGATGTAAAAAATGATGCACCCCATCTCCTTGGATTTGTGACCTGTCGCTGCCTTGTCTGACCTTCGTTGAtctctaatatccatataattggCCGTATGGAGTGCATTGtctcatattatatatttcttgtaGGATAATGTGAAAGAAGACTTGCCTGCAAGTTATGAAGTCATCAGCAGTTTGAGTTCTTTGATTCAGTCCGCTGAACATCTACAGCTTGGTTTTGTTTTAAATCCAGAGAACTATGATACTGAACTTGCTGCACAGCCAAGGAAGCTTCTGAACACACTCAGGTATAATGCACTTGTAAGTTTGTATTTGATCTTGGATGATAAAAATAGCAGATGAAATCTGTACAtgcagtcctgttttatgtaaTTTGTAATCATCAAATTTAATAACCATTCTAAAACGAATACCATGAACACATGCTTCTAAGTGTTCATGGGCAGTGCAGcaataagaggatttttactcaccgtaaaatcaatttctcttactacactaggggacactgcgttaccttggggtatagtaggtgggactggagttaggcacttataaacttgtttgttcccctgactcctcccccactatgcccctcctctgtagctgacttcagttttgtataatcaagccaggaagagagaagaagcaatttagaaagcaacaccaaagatagcactactttcagagcaagggagggcacgcagtgtcccccagtgtagtaagagaaattgattttacagtgagtaaaaatcctcttttctctgtcctaccactgggggacactgcgttaccttggggagctaccaaagctgtgtccaagggcgggaatgctctgtaacggctgtgcgcaatgttttgtgttcaaaaccctgcatttgtgaatgcaaaggcatgcaacaaagaaacaatatgcagcagaaacagacgctgccactctgtacaactgcaccattgaatgacgcttttgtggcgtacaaaaagctgcaaccctcctggaaagtgcactggaaaagtcactggaacctgcagaggggtaCATACAGAGGGGTACATACAGAATGTTGGTCGTGATGCAGTGGGAAGAGACCACCTAGACCCTGTCCCCCCCCCTACGCCCTTTAGCGTTAGAGAGGCTAAATGGGCATTAAATTCCTAAACAGGAACTGTGTGAACAAGAGCACAAATTATCTCCCGTCGGAGAAACGTTACACAAAAAGAAGAGGCACAAGAATGATTAACTACAATCtctgtgtcagtggaatgcaggcaCTAATTGTCATAACCAATAATGTCTCGTACAACGCGCCACTAAGTTTCTGGTAAAGAATATGAGGAAGAGCCATACACACTCTCGCCCCAGACCCCCTACGAGATGTGACATCCAAGAGAACAGCCTGCATTGAGCCAACAACTCAATCCACTCAATAATATACAAAGGATCACCATATACACTGATGCAACAGCTTAAGCCACTCAGTGATATCTAAGGGAACACTGATACAGTGCTTAACCATTCAGAGATAAACAAGGGAGCACTCATTCCATGAGCAAACAGCTTAACTAACTCAGAGTCACCGGAGGCCCAAGCAAGCCTCCTGATGACGAGATCTAGACTCCCTGGAAATCTACAACCAAAGGTGGGCTGAGCATGAAGAAACCACTTAAGCAAAACAACCTTCCGCTGAGCTAAACAGAGAGCCACGGAAGCTGCACGCTGAAAGAAGCAGGGCGTAGACCCAATAAAAGCCAGCTGGTAAGGAATCTTTTAAATATTCCTGAGTGGGACGTGTGAAATTCTAGGAATTTACACCAATCGAATATAGTTTCTAGCCCCAAAGAAAACAGCTAAAGAAGAATCTCTACGGCTGAAGCGAAGGTAGCAACCATGTTCCTGCAAGGATTCTCTagccgaaaaggttagccatccgaCGCCACAATGTCAACCCAGATGATGAAAACAAAGAGAGCCAAACTACGAGATGAGGCCGCTCTGGAACGGGAAAAGAGGGACGACAACACAAGTCCCCTAAAACAGTAAAACACTGCTTTGCGAGACATACGGcggaccaccagactagctggtatgcgccccctcctagaaactcttgaTCCCCTACAAGAAAATTGGAGCTGTGAATCAACTGTACACCCCCTAAGTTATAGGGTGACCCGACTTAGCTATGGACAAATCCACctgagggtcattagattgagagccgatagagaaaacaggttaacatgtgaaaGGAACCTGGGCTCCCTCTGAGAGCCCTATTGCCTAACCAGGAGAGCACAAAGGTATTACCCTGAGGTGACCCACTCtacctgttaaaggattgattgctaaggcattcggccctcaataataataataagttggtctagcttggcccataggatggcacaaggaacacccctccaaccatacacaggtcgacccCTATCCTGCATTAGGATACGGGAATTGCATAAGTGCTACAAATATGCAGCAGCACTGCATTTTAAGACCGAATCTCTACAGGTCTTCTGACCTTCTGTACAAGAAGAACTGACtcactaataaaaacaatgtgactaaGCACCACCCGAAAGGTAAGTTAGTGAATCAGGGCAAAGGGGTGCTATGCACGTCCAAAGCCATGAAATCAGCCTTCCTTGATGagaatctccctgttgagacatgggagatgttacGAACAAGGATACAAGTAAAAACTTCGTATCCTAtcttgcaaaacagaaaatgctgatactgaaaggaaattctgccaggagcagttaggaactgtgtagaaaagAGATAAGCGTGTTCTTCGGTAGGAAGCTATTGAAAACCCCAAACTAGAAGATAAGGCATAAGCCAACGCTTCTATCGTGTTAGAATAAACGAAGATCTGGGTAGGCTCAAAGTGATCACCTGTGAACCCAATAATGCAGTCCTGCTTCTTGCTGAGAGGCTGCAAGTATAATGTTCTGGCTGAAAACGTCTAGCTGTAAGCTAAGCGTAGGGTGTAATAAACAACTTCCACTTTCGGGAAATGTCCACCAATCTAAGGATGTTTACCTGATTTCCACAGCACATAAACTATAACCACCCCTGTAGGGCTAAGCCTGACTCGGAATGTGGCACCCTGACCTCAAATCAACAGAGAGGATCAACGGATGGAACACGTAAACATTATGGCCTGGTGTCgctgacataaaacaaagaaagcacACCTACCGCCAGAAGCCTTTGGATACTCATTTGTAATAGCAAATTGAGAGTTCCGCTATTGGAACGAAGTGCTGTAAGCATGTGGCTAACTATAGGTATCATAGCTGAATAGCTGTATACCTACCAGCTATGATGCTGTTGGCTGAATACAAACCACCCCATTAACCCTTAATGTGAATAAAGGCTAGAGCACTTCTGTCCGAGAGCCGCTAGATAAAACCCGTTACCAGCGTCTGCTCCTGCCGGGGACAGCAGAACAAGAGAACAGAGGAGCCAGAGGATTGTCACCAACAGGGACCTCCCTTGTATTGACTCAGGAGAGTTATAGGAGGTGAAAACATAGCCAGTCTATTACGGTTTACCTGGTCTTTGACAAAAGACAGAAACCGAGTCTAAGATATAAGGAAAAACATTTTTCCCAACTAGGGTGTCACTAAGGCTTAGATTGAAAACCAAGTATAGACTGTTGTCTTGCAAATGCGAAAACTGTGTACAGTTTAAGCTGGGATTATCCACCTCGTGAGTGTAATCAGCAAGAATATTCCTCTTGATAGTAAAACAAGATGGAAATAGACATCCTCTGGTGAGGAATGAACAACATCCTTATTCTGACTGTAGCAACAGTCCAAGATAAAATCCTCTCCATCTGTGGAAGATGGTGAACAACAGCATCTTTGTCCAAATGGTTTTATACCTGAACAGCGTAATGCCGCTTCTGTTAGCGGACAGATATAAGCGGTGTGGGAGCTTAACCAGCACAGTGTAAACGtgtgtagaagcatgaaaaagggtATACTCACGTACCATTTCAAACTTAAAAATCACCTTACTGTGTTCGGCCACCAGAAGTGACAGTGGTTTAGACCAGACCTGTTTCTGAAAAACAGCCGACACCGAAATGGGAGCACCCTGTTTGTAGACCCTAGCCCTGCAGTGTGTGCCGAGGCATTCGGGCTAAGCTGTggaaaagataatttaaaaattacatttcgcacatatataatgtcactcctatttcccAGTTGATCCATTAGAAAACATAAGGAAATGGTAGGCAAAGTAACAGGTTATAACCTTGTCTAACAATTAAATTgaagacacacatatatatatatatatatatatatgcgccaaCCAGCGAGTATTGTACTCCTGGAAGACTCACCTATAGTAACCAGCAAGAAAaagacacagaataaatctgttctatctctaaaacaggtaatatatatatatatatatatatgtgctattaGGGTTtacgcacacatatacacaatgcaATACAGACCAACCCGCCTACCACGggataacactgtatattatttttgtgccacataaataatgCAGAGAATATAAAACAGTGTGTTTATTACCCCTAAGGTAATTCCTCAGACATAACGGATATttggaaaactgtataaaagttaaCCACAATACTTAGGAACACAGGCTATACGTAGCAAAAGGGATTGTGTATATACATGGAACTCCCTTTACGAGACTTATGGAAAAAGTCAATCCACAGTCACCATATGGaatattatacagatatgtaTTCCCATATTAATGTACATCTAcccaacaagcaaaatatgtcacGGGAGGATAGGAAACTACCATATTGTTTAATAGGTAATCCTATAATTATACAGCAGTCATAGGGTCCTGAAATAAAGGTCCTGACTGTGTGGCAAACAGGCTGACAATcgtttaaaaacagaattaaaaacgatactaCATTACCCAGTGATGAGAGGCGGAAGTCTGGAACAGCATgcactgatgtgtgtgtgtgtgcgtgcgtgctccggatccaagatggccaccgttcgcgccattagggagagagagagggggaggtgtactcctatatctatatctatctatatatatatatatatatatatatatatatatatatatatatatatatatatatatatatatatatagtttatggcTGCAGCTGCTGGAAGTGAGAACCGCCGCTCTGCCATGCCCAGGGTGCGTGCGGTCTCACTGACTTCATCGCCTCTACAGAGTGCGATGCTTGTCCTTCTCCCCCGCTGCTGCTCGTTGTCTAGGGGCGAAGGAGGTGGGGGGAGGCTGCCGGCAAGTCTGCGGGGAGGAGAGGCAAAGACACCCTCACTCCCGCCCGCCTGTGTAAACGTGGCCGCGGCCGTCTATAAGGCCGTTAATAAACATACACGTGCCCCACATGAAGTTGCCTATAAAGGCATACTTTAAATAAAACATGGCCCTGGCCGTCTATAAGGCCGTTAATAAACATACACGTGCTCCACATGAAGTTGCCTATAAAGGCATACTTTAAATAAAACATGGCCCCGGCCGTCTCTAAGGCCGTTAATAAACATAAATGGCCCCTTTGCTCGTTGTTTTCTAGGGGTagactgccggcagaggtgcaAGGGAAGTGTGCTGCTTACCTGCGCTGGAACTCAAGAGTGAAGAAATCCCGGGGActttcactcctctgggtctttgCATGGAGTCCAGCGCTGCACCtgaaaaggaataaaaataaaaacaggaaaacctaCTGCTAAAcgaagtataggcaggagcctatacagaagtgacctttctccagaaggcacttacaacaactgaagtcagctacagaggaggggcatagtgggggagcagtcaggggaacaaacaagtttataagtgcctaactccagtcccacctactataccccaaggtaacgcagtgtcccccagtggtaggacagagaaatacttttttttataaagtaattTTTGCTGGCCAATtccatttaaatataaatgtggcTTTGTTTGAAAGGACAGTAGTTTATCTTCAGTTGGTTCATCGACATCTGGGTTCCTGTAGCTTCTCATTTTAACAATTGCTACAAAATCATAAGCTATGAGAGTCTGCATTATGTGGTTGTCACTAATTCTTTAAATGACACCATCTAAGTTTtcatgtatgttgtatttttaacaGAGAGCTTAATCCTATGTATGAAGGATATCTCCAGCATGATGCGCAGGAAGTGTTGCAGTGTATCCTAGGGAACATTCAAGAAGCCTGTCAGGCTCTGAGAAAGGATATTAAGTGTGTACAAGTGAATGAGACGACCGATCAGAATGAAAGCAAAGGTCCCAGCGCCTGTGAGGCTGGAAGTGTCGCCTCTGGCAAACCTCAGGATGGGTCTTCTGATAAAGCAACGGAGACTCAGACCAATGATAACGGCAAACGCAAAAGTGATAACGAGGTTGGTAATGTAAAGAAAAGGACAAAGCTAACTAAAGATCCGCCAGCTCAGGAGTGCAGACAAACCAGATCAAAAAGGAAACCAGTCCCAGAAAAACAAAATGAGAAAAGTGGTCCTAAAAACAGCACTGACCAGAGTCTTTCCAATCCCTCACACAAGAAATCTAGATTACGGCTGAACTGGCTAAAATCATCAAAACAACCAAGTATTCTGTCAAAGTTCCGGAACTTGAGTAAAACTGACAGCTCGTCATCTATTGGTTCCCCAACTGAGCTCCAAACTTTCAGCATAAAGCCAGATCCAGACAAATCTGAGAATGAAGAGGCGACAAAGGAAAATGGCGACTCAGAGGCAGCTGCAGAGCTGGATACGTCACAGAAAGGTTGGTCACTTTTCCGCACTAGTATTTTAGTACCGATGAGCAAGTGTATGAGCTCAGCAACCAGTTTGTATTTATGGCTCACACCTAGGTCACaaacccacaaaaaaaatcattctCTAATTATGGCCCTACAGCTCCATATTAATCACGAGTTTGCTGAAAGGAATATGTTTGCTTTAATAGTTAGACAGGTGAAAAAGTGAGGATTCAGACATGTAAAGAAAACTCATTGAAATGTGTGTAAACCTGTAGACTGTAAAACCTTGAAATGTTCATCTTGAATATATGTACTGCTCTTTAAATGGCTTGTTTTAAAAGTAATTGGCAAATCTTATATCTGAGAATGTGATTCATAATTATAGAGTCAGTTGGGTTTGATCTGGTGGAGAAATTATTCCAGGGCCAGCTGGTGCTGCGGACCCGGTGCCTGGAGTGTGAATGTTTCACAGAGCGGAGAGAAGACTTCCAGGACATCAGCGTGCCTGTGCAAGAAAACGACCCCCCAAGACTAGAGGACTCCTCTGACAGTGAGTTGTTAATCTTCCACCGCACCCCCTTGTTTCCATACTTTGACTTCAAACTAAAACTCTGATTTCACTAATAGCTGAAAATTTTCATTTAATGCAAGACTGAAAAGCAACAGTAAGATGATGAAATACTGTATAAGAGGCTTAACTGTTCAATTAACCTTGAAGGGGGTATTGCATAAACAGTCATTACATATATTTGGCAGTAACATTCtattttttagaaatgttttattgCACTTGTCCAGTTaccattaattattttatttgtatttttagtttCTCCTGATCCCCGAATGGAAATAAAAACGTTGAAATGGGCAATTTCCCAGTTTGCGTCGGTGGAGAGAATAGTTGGAGAGGATAAATATTTCTGTGAGAATTGCCATCATTACACCGAAGCAGAAAGAAGCCTTTTGTTTGATAAGATCCCAGAAATCGTAACCATTCATCTAAAGTGCTTTGCTGCAAACAGCTCAGAGTAAGTCTGTGGGGGTAATTCAGTTTACGTGACCTCTGCATTATTACGGTAGtgtgcttaaataccgttattatggtagttttaacgccggctttttgcgtGCAGCTCCCTGAGCTTTGAATTCCTCCCTATGATTTAGTTAAGTACCAGATTTACCACAAAGTTTATCAGTTATTGTGAAGGCCAGAGACTTAAGTTCTATATTTAGATCCAGCAGAGATCAGAAAGGCCTGAAACACATCTAGGGGAATTTATAAATATGTTCTCCAAGATCAGTGTTTATGTACACCTGGGATTTTTCAAGTTTTTGATGTTTGTGTGGAAGATTTAGTTATATAGTGTTTTTGTTGCTCTGGTAACCTGGCCAGTTATATTATACCATACCAGTTTTCAGGATTGATAGATGGGGACTCCTAATATGCCTTGGGGGGTGGTGGAGGGTTCTAACAAAGTACCATTC
This window of the Mixophyes fleayi isolate aMixFle1 chromosome 8, aMixFle1.hap1, whole genome shotgun sequence genome carries:
- the USP1 gene encoding ubiquitin carboxyl-terminal hydrolase 1, which translates into the protein MPGVTQCESQTVLAKASPTRKNRLSLRFFQKKETKRALDFAEATQTEDQHVEEKETEICDQVVPAAQLSPPVCGVKKENLVPFVGFNNLGNTCYLNSILQVLCYCPGFKRGVKKLADVLSKRETTKEDKELALERDNVKEDLPASYEVISSLSSLIQSAEHLQLGFVLNPENYDTELAAQPRKLLNTLRELNPMYEGYLQHDAQEVLQCILGNIQEACQALRKDIKCVQVNETTDQNESKGPSACEAGSVASGKPQDGSSDKATETQTNDNGKRKSDNEVGNVKKRTKLTKDPPAQECRQTRSKRKPVPEKQNEKSGPKNSTDQSLSNPSHKKSRLRLNWLKSSKQPSILSKFRNLSKTDSSSSIGSPTELQTFSIKPDPDKSENEEATKENGDSEAAAELDTSQKESVGFDLVEKLFQGQLVLRTRCLECECFTERREDFQDISVPVQENDPPRLEDSSDISPDPRMEIKTLKWAISQFASVERIVGEDKYFCENCHHYTEAERSLLFDKIPEIVTIHLKCFAANSSEFDSYGGLSKVNTPLLTSLQLSLEEWSTKPSKDLYGLFAVVMHSGVTISSGHYTAYVKLCDLNNLELDQVKAPADHHAMIKTEPLTEEEARMSAENYDNEVSFRNGANMPSNSKVNKKSSDTVGLLGGQKNKSDFEQLPKTPKAEKVPSTIPEDKGLSGPSLIGELHPEADQTMQTSGDRLDSKSVLYVLQSLKEYEGKWLLFDDSEVKVTEERDFLTTISPNTQSTSTPYLLFYKRIAE